Proteins co-encoded in one Methylomonas albis genomic window:
- a CDS encoding MbtH family protein, translating to MTNPFEDNEADYLVLINDEGQHSLWPAFREIPKGWKTIGPQGQRQICLDWIETHWTDMRPKSLIDAMNTVTNANFQTE from the coding sequence ATGACCAATCCCTTTGAAGACAACGAAGCCGACTACCTAGTGTTAATCAATGATGAAGGACAGCATTCACTCTGGCCGGCCTTTCGCGAAATCCCCAAAGGCTGGAAAACCATCGGCCCGCAAGGGCAACGCCAGATTTGCCTGGATTGGATCGAAACCCATTGGACCGATATGCGTCCGAAAAGCTTAATTGACGCGATGAACACCGTGACCAATGCAAACTTTCAGACGGAATGA